In one window of Microscilla marina ATCC 23134 DNA:
- a CDS encoding aminopeptidase P N-terminal domain-containing protein, protein MNNLKSIFLLLWVLHQAAGVAQAQNELTDFLDKAFHKQRRDALRQLMPAKSVAVFFANPVRNRANDVEYVYHQDPEFYYLTGYREPHALLLIFKEAQTSATGDKYNEVLFVQPKSAYMEMWTGRRLGTKGAKEKLGFTQVYNNDKFRGFSIDFTRFNKVLHYRLPNDVRNGGLYRLIQQFKSKSKMQTGQAERPKNDPNNNLDTKTLHRFMSQLRETKTEEELILLKKAIFISAIAQKEVMKAMKPQMSESEVQGIHEYVFKKYGAEYEGYPSIVGAGHNGCVLHYITNNKPKLGNDLVLMDLGAEYHGYSADVTRTIPANGKFSKEQKAIYDLVYKAQEAGFKQCKVGNAFNDPHRAAVKIINKGLAELGIIASATTHHRYFPHGTSHYLGLDVHDKGRYGTFKHNTVITVEPGIYIPEGSPCDKKWWGIAVRIEDDILITNKGWVNLSAMAPRKSDEIEKTMAKKSPFDEIKLPDLNELIKKNK, encoded by the coding sequence ATGAATAACTTAAAAAGCATATTTTTGTTACTTTGGGTGTTGCACCAGGCTGCTGGTGTAGCACAAGCTCAAAATGAACTGACTGACTTTCTTGACAAGGCATTTCATAAACAAAGACGAGATGCCCTAAGGCAACTGATGCCTGCCAAATCAGTAGCAGTGTTTTTTGCCAACCCCGTACGCAATCGTGCCAACGATGTAGAATATGTGTATCATCAAGACCCAGAGTTTTATTACCTGACAGGCTATCGTGAACCCCATGCCTTGTTATTGATTTTTAAAGAAGCACAAACCAGCGCCACAGGCGACAAGTACAACGAAGTGTTATTTGTACAGCCCAAAAGTGCCTATATGGAAATGTGGACAGGACGACGGTTGGGTACCAAAGGGGCTAAAGAAAAATTAGGGTTTACCCAAGTATACAATAACGACAAGTTTCGGGGTTTCTCAATAGACTTTACCCGGTTTAATAAAGTGTTACATTATCGTTTGCCCAACGATGTACGCAATGGAGGCTTGTACCGTTTGATACAACAGTTTAAAAGTAAATCAAAAATGCAGACTGGACAGGCAGAACGCCCTAAAAACGATCCTAATAATAATTTGGATACCAAAACTTTACATCGCTTCATGTCACAGCTGCGGGAAACTAAAACCGAGGAGGAGTTGATCTTGCTTAAAAAAGCCATTTTTATTTCGGCCATAGCCCAAAAAGAAGTAATGAAAGCAATGAAGCCCCAGATGTCAGAAAGCGAAGTACAAGGTATTCATGAATATGTATTTAAAAAGTACGGAGCAGAGTATGAAGGTTACCCTTCTATTGTAGGGGCTGGACACAATGGCTGTGTGTTGCATTACATTACCAATAACAAGCCTAAATTAGGCAATGATTTGGTTTTGATGGACCTAGGGGCAGAGTATCATGGGTATTCAGCAGATGTAACCCGTACTATTCCTGCAAATGGCAAGTTTAGCAAAGAGCAAAAAGCCATTTATGATTTAGTGTATAAAGCACAAGAAGCTGGTTTTAAACAGTGTAAAGTAGGCAACGCATTTAATGATCCCCACCGTGCCGCAGTAAAAATAATTAATAAAGGCTTAGCTGAACTAGGTATCATTGCCAGTGCTACTACCCATCACCGATACTTTCCGCATGGTACTTCGCATTATCTGGGGTTAGATGTACACGACAAAGGACGCTATGGAACATTTAAACACAACACAGTGATTACGGTAGAACCTGGTATTTATATACCTGAGGGCAGCCCTTGTGATAAAAAATGGTGGGGCATAGCAGTGCGTATAGAAGATGACATATTGATTACCAACAAAGGCTGGGTAAACTTGTCGGCAATGGCTCCCCGCAAATCGGATGAAATAGAAAAAACGATGGCGAAAAAAAGCCCTTTTGATGAAATAAAACTACCTGATTTGAATGAGTTGATCAAGAAGAATAAATAA
- a CDS encoding serum paraoxonase/arylesterase 2, translated as MKKIISRVLTFALFFLVLLVIKTLYDAGVFKSIKPHFAGSEKVVKTAGGAEDIIINRQKEVAYLSVDKRRTTLAGKPTPTPGSIYYLDLKKPDATPVNMLPDFKREFHPHGMSYFRTSSGKELLFVVNHSKLNTHQTIEKFEIRDTQLVYLESIQHNLMTSPNDVVAVGERQFYVTNDHRYLKGWLRTMEDYLKLPLGSVNFYDGKTMKVATSGIAYANGINISSNKKMIFVASPTNGEVIVYTRQPDHTLELVETIKVHTGVDNIELDEKGHLWLGCHPKLFAFVAHQKDSQKKSPSQVIEIIYQQEGIYEVKEVYLNNGNSLSGSSAAVAYKDHLLIGGVFDKKVLWCKMKPTTKDSLPK; from the coding sequence ATGAAAAAAATTATAAGTAGGGTCTTAACATTTGCTTTATTTTTTTTGGTTTTACTGGTAATCAAGACACTGTACGACGCGGGTGTGTTTAAAAGCATCAAACCCCACTTTGCCGGATCAGAAAAAGTAGTTAAAACAGCTGGAGGTGCAGAAGACATCATTATCAACCGACAAAAAGAGGTTGCGTATTTGTCAGTAGATAAGCGCCGTACTACATTGGCTGGCAAGCCTACCCCTACTCCAGGTAGTATCTATTATTTAGACCTTAAAAAACCTGATGCAACACCTGTCAACATGTTGCCTGACTTTAAGCGAGAGTTTCACCCGCATGGCATGAGTTATTTTAGAACCTCTTCTGGCAAAGAACTACTATTTGTGGTAAACCACTCCAAACTAAACACCCATCAAACTATAGAAAAATTTGAGATTCGGGACACCCAACTTGTTTACCTTGAAAGTATACAACACAATTTGATGACCTCACCCAATGACGTAGTAGCAGTAGGTGAACGGCAGTTTTATGTAACCAATGACCATCGATACCTCAAAGGCTGGCTCCGAACTATGGAAGACTACCTTAAGTTGCCGTTAGGCTCGGTCAACTTCTATGATGGCAAAACAATGAAGGTGGCTACTTCTGGTATTGCTTACGCCAACGGGATAAATATTAGTTCTAACAAGAAAATGATTTTTGTTGCCTCTCCTACCAATGGTGAGGTGATAGTATATACTCGCCAACCTGACCACACACTAGAGTTGGTAGAAACGATTAAGGTACATACTGGTGTAGATAATATAGAGTTGGACGAAAAAGGTCATTTATGGCTAGGGTGTCACCCTAAGCTTTTTGCTTTTGTGGCTCACCAAAAAGATAGTCAGAAAAAATCACCCTCCCAAGTCATTGAAATTATATATCAACAGGAGGGTATTTATGAAGTAAAAGAAGTGTACCTCAACAACGGGAATAGCTTGTCAGGTTCAAGTGCTGCGGTGGCATACAAAGATCATTTATTGATTGGTGGAGTATTTGATAAAAAGGTTTTGTGGTGTAAAATGAAACCAACAACTAAAGATAGTTTACCCAAATAA
- the fabF gene encoding beta-ketoacyl-ACP synthase II codes for MNLRRVVVTGLGSLTPIGNTVSDFWDGLKNGVSGAAPITNFDAEKFKTQFACEVKNFNVNDHIDRREHRRMDKFAHYALVASEEAIKDAQLDLDKINKDRVGVIWGAGIGGLKSFQDEVSEFAKGDGTPRFNPFFIPKMIADLSAGHISIKYGFRGPNYVTVSACASATNAMVDAFNYIRLGRIDLAVSGGSEAAITESGIGGFNALKALSQRNDSPETASRPFDKDRDGFVMGEGGGALILEEYEHAKARGATIYAELVGGGMSSDAYHLTAPHPEGLGAINVMKDALNDAGIAPEAIDYINVHGTSTPLGDLSEAIAIQKVFGEHAYNLNISSTKSMTGHLLGAAGAIEAVASILAIKHQTVPPTINHVTGDEQFDQKLNFTFNKAQEREVNYVLCNTFGFGGHNFSLIFKKLEM; via the coding sequence ATGAATTTAAGAAGAGTTGTAGTAACTGGATTAGGCTCACTTACTCCTATTGGTAACACTGTATCAGATTTCTGGGATGGGTTGAAAAATGGGGTAAGCGGGGCTGCTCCAATTACTAATTTTGACGCTGAAAAATTCAAAACTCAATTTGCCTGCGAGGTAAAAAACTTCAATGTCAATGACCACATTGACCGCCGCGAACACCGCCGCATGGATAAATTTGCCCACTATGCTTTGGTTGCCAGTGAAGAAGCAATCAAAGACGCTCAACTTGACCTTGACAAAATCAATAAAGATAGAGTTGGTGTAATATGGGGAGCGGGCATTGGAGGTTTGAAGTCATTTCAGGATGAAGTCTCAGAGTTTGCCAAAGGAGATGGAACTCCAAGGTTTAATCCGTTTTTTATTCCTAAGATGATTGCTGACCTAAGCGCAGGTCATATATCTATCAAATATGGTTTTAGAGGTCCAAACTACGTAACTGTTTCGGCTTGTGCTTCGGCAACCAACGCCATGGTAGATGCTTTCAATTATATCCGTTTGGGTAGAATTGATTTAGCAGTATCTGGTGGTTCAGAAGCAGCTATTACTGAATCAGGTATAGGTGGTTTTAATGCCCTAAAAGCGCTTTCGCAAAGAAATGATTCTCCTGAAACGGCCTCACGCCCTTTCGATAAAGACCGAGATGGTTTTGTTATGGGAGAAGGTGGGGGTGCTCTTATACTAGAAGAATACGAACACGCCAAAGCTAGAGGTGCTACTATATATGCCGAGTTAGTAGGTGGAGGAATGTCTTCAGACGCTTACCATCTTACAGCCCCCCATCCAGAAGGTTTGGGAGCTATTAATGTGATGAAAGATGCATTAAATGATGCAGGCATTGCACCCGAAGCTATAGATTATATCAATGTCCATGGCACTTCTACTCCTTTGGGAGACTTAAGTGAAGCTATAGCCATTCAAAAAGTGTTTGGAGAGCACGCATATAATCTGAATATAAGCTCTACCAAATCAATGACCGGACACCTGCTAGGTGCAGCTGGTGCCATAGAGGCAGTAGCAAGTATCTTAGCCATCAAACACCAAACAGTTCCACCTACTATTAATCATGTAACTGGTGATGAACAGTTTGATCAAAAGTTGAATTTTACATTCAACAAAGCACAAGAACGAGAAGTAAACTATGTCTTGTGTAACACGTTTGGTTTTGGAGGTCATAACTTTTCTTTAATATTTAAAAAATTAGAAATGTAG
- the rnc gene encoding ribonuclease III — protein sequence MIFRFLSKLLRKHSKEEKRLAIAIKQIIGHKPFNLALYQLALSHTSASKSLQDGFKESNERLEYLGDAILGAIVADYLFKKYPFKEEGFLTEIRARIVNRESLNQLSRKMGIQDLIRYEGNPKSNFTYKSMGGDALEALVGAVYLDKGFHYCRKFVVRKIVLGHLDLDDIIENNQNYKSIIIEWAQKNNRDLKFEIVREEGSKHQRQFIAQVIIDDEPVAKGSGFSKKKAEQAAAEKTCRTLKLSSRP from the coding sequence GTGATTTTTAGATTTCTATCTAAACTACTTCGTAAACATTCCAAAGAAGAAAAACGGCTTGCCATAGCTATCAAGCAAATCATAGGACACAAGCCGTTTAACCTTGCTCTTTATCAACTTGCCCTAAGTCATACATCGGCATCCAAATCGCTGCAAGATGGATTTAAGGAATCGAACGAGCGGCTGGAATATTTAGGCGATGCCATTTTGGGAGCTATAGTTGCCGACTATCTATTCAAAAAATACCCATTCAAAGAAGAAGGCTTCTTAACCGAAATACGTGCGCGTATCGTTAACCGTGAGTCATTGAATCAACTTTCCCGCAAAATGGGCATACAAGACTTGATTCGATATGAGGGTAACCCCAAAAGCAACTTTACTTACAAGTCAATGGGGGGTGATGCTCTGGAGGCTTTAGTAGGTGCTGTATACCTAGACAAAGGCTTTCATTACTGCCGTAAATTTGTTGTCAGAAAAATTGTGCTGGGTCACCTCGACCTGGATGATATTATAGAAAATAACCAAAACTATAAAAGCATTATCATCGAGTGGGCACAAAAAAACAATCGTGACCTTAAATTTGAAATTGTTAGAGAAGAAGGTTCCAAACACCAACGTCAATTCATAGCCCAGGTCATTATAGATGATGAGCCAGTAGCCAAAGGCTCAGGCTTTAGTAAGAAGAAGGCAGAACAAGCTGCCGCCGAAAAAACCTGTCGCACCCTTAAACTTAGCAGTAGGCCATAA
- a CDS encoding S8 family peptidase, whose translation MKLKSIVLLGLIIAQVGIVSAKTPTSKKSTPKTYLIYKNSQLYWITNGDTTKKAPKNWFNLDEKKDQVRGISTELAYKKLLRRKKSKTVIVAVIDSGIDTKHPDLKGKIWVNKKEIAGNGKDDDNNGYVDDINGWDFIGGKDGKDVDADTYEVTRELVRLEKKFANVDAEKLDDKQKEEYKYFLKVKKAYQKQYMEARQGYSILRKIWEGYQLLQKEMGKKDFTKKDLKEFKSEKEEINRAKQMLNFATANGIPLNQLEAVFKQYESMYKYGVNKEFDPRSIVGDDYSKLNEKGYGNNEVQGPDADHGTHVAGIIGANRKNKIGMKGVAENVKIMVLRAVPNGDERDKDIANAIRYAVDNGARVVNMSFGKAYSPHKAYVDAAVKYAEEKGVLLVHAAGNDHANLDETPNFPNKMFKESGKSATNWIEVGASSWGDEKNFVGNFSNYGKTTVDVFAPGVAIYSTTPDNKYADHDGTSMAAPVVSGVAALLMSYFPKLSATDVKEIILKSSVKYTDKEINKPGGKSSIVFSELSVTGGIVNVYQAVKMAKKWKPKKK comes from the coding sequence ATGAAGTTGAAAAGCATTGTTTTACTGGGCTTAATCATAGCACAGGTAGGCATAGTTTCGGCAAAAACGCCTACATCTAAAAAATCTACTCCGAAAACCTATCTTATTTATAAGAATTCACAGCTTTATTGGATCACTAATGGCGATACCACCAAAAAAGCTCCCAAAAATTGGTTTAACCTAGATGAAAAAAAAGACCAGGTACGGGGAATAAGCACCGAGCTTGCTTATAAGAAGTTGTTGCGCAGAAAAAAATCTAAAACTGTCATTGTAGCAGTCATTGACTCAGGAATAGACACTAAACACCCTGACCTTAAAGGTAAAATATGGGTAAACAAAAAAGAAATCGCAGGCAATGGCAAAGATGATGACAATAATGGTTATGTAGACGATATCAACGGTTGGGACTTTATTGGCGGTAAAGATGGTAAAGACGTAGATGCTGACACTTATGAAGTAACACGTGAGCTTGTTCGTCTGGAGAAAAAATTTGCCAATGTAGATGCGGAAAAACTAGATGATAAACAAAAAGAGGAATACAAGTATTTCTTAAAAGTAAAGAAAGCTTACCAAAAGCAATACATGGAGGCTCGCCAAGGCTATAGTATTTTGCGTAAAATTTGGGAAGGATATCAACTGTTGCAGAAAGAGATGGGTAAAAAAGATTTTACCAAAAAAGACCTGAAAGAATTTAAAAGTGAGAAGGAAGAGATAAACCGGGCAAAACAAATGTTAAATTTTGCTACAGCCAATGGCATCCCTCTTAATCAACTTGAGGCGGTGTTTAAGCAGTATGAGTCTATGTATAAGTATGGGGTAAACAAAGAGTTTGATCCCCGTTCTATTGTAGGAGATGATTATAGTAAACTGAATGAAAAAGGGTATGGCAACAACGAAGTACAAGGACCTGATGCTGACCATGGTACTCACGTTGCTGGTATCATTGGCGCCAATAGAAAGAATAAGATTGGCATGAAGGGAGTAGCCGAAAATGTGAAAATTATGGTGTTGAGAGCAGTGCCCAACGGCGATGAACGTGACAAAGATATAGCCAATGCAATTCGTTATGCAGTAGACAACGGAGCCAGAGTAGTAAATATGAGTTTTGGTAAGGCATACTCTCCTCATAAGGCGTATGTAGATGCAGCTGTAAAATACGCAGAAGAAAAAGGCGTGCTATTGGTGCATGCAGCGGGTAATGACCACGCCAATCTTGATGAAACCCCAAATTTTCCGAATAAAATGTTTAAGGAGTCGGGTAAGTCTGCAACCAACTGGATTGAGGTAGGAGCCTCGTCTTGGGGGGATGAAAAAAACTTTGTTGGGAATTTTTCTAACTATGGCAAAACTACAGTAGATGTTTTTGCCCCTGGTGTAGCCATTTATTCTACTACCCCCGACAATAAATATGCAGACCATGATGGAACCAGTATGGCAGCGCCGGTAGTATCAGGAGTAGCGGCTTTGTTGATGTCTTACTTCCCTAAACTGTCAGCAACAGATGTAAAAGAAATTATCTTGAAATCTTCGGTAAAATATACTGACAAAGAAATAAACAAGCCTGGTGGTAAAAGCAGTATTGTATTCAGTGAACTGTCGGTTACAGGTGGGATTGTAAACGTATACCAAGCAGTAAAAATGGCAAAGAAATGGAAACCTAAGAAGAAGTAA
- a CDS encoding alkaline phosphatase D family protein produces the protein MKKFLLALALCLVGVSYSFAQTMANNQRTRIVKITRTTSGKTSQKLHNYFDQGLAPFYHGVASGDPLSDRVILWTRVTPDTPGNIEVIWQVATDPKMQNIVNSGVVVTNEAKDYTVKVDADGLQPATTYYYHFSALGRNSLVGRTRTAPTANVENLRFVVVSCSNYQSGYFNAYGNIAERNDIDAVIHLGDYIYEYATGEFGYTDEVGRTHEPSHEIITLEDYRIRYSYYRLDPQLRRLHQQLPFVTVWDDHEFANDAYKDGAQNHQSNEGSWGKRKGNAFKAYFEWMPVRTSDLVKNRIYRKISYGNLVDLIMLDTRIEGREAQAGGGLFRKSTAKKLEARARELSRSRTTEGDKLTTLLKEFLPYMVNVNTGNQKAPNALTTEEFDFAIKTLVKWVEARKQSKDVKTQPEFLKLRNLLLKAQKDSPDQQARTTAQRSMLGAEQLAWFKTQLSSSSAKWKLIGNQVMFFPFNGFDIKDTWDGYQDERGKIIDYVMDKNIKNVVVVTGDIHTTFAADVPTSQWKYALFGKRYSAMVEFVTSSVTSANFDEFVDLGLIGDFAGFVASGLLDVLNPHLKERNLEDHGYMVIDVNSDRVQADWFYMNDIKTRNNSQRYGQSWYVRNNERYLRKASRAAANRNLYTASAPTTPLNKRVSNHNTGAGLLVVGNYPNPANTETNLHYALAQDGKVQILIYNNKGKLVKSVLSQSQEAGLYNVTFGVNDLKAGTYIYKVITQGKSVSRRLLIRR, from the coding sequence ATGAAGAAATTTTTACTAGCCCTGGCTTTATGCCTGGTGGGTGTAAGCTATAGCTTTGCCCAAACAATGGCTAACAATCAAAGAACACGTATTGTAAAAATTACTCGTACTACTTCGGGTAAAACATCCCAAAAATTACACAACTATTTTGATCAAGGTTTGGCTCCTTTTTATCACGGAGTGGCTTCTGGAGACCCCTTGTCTGACCGAGTAATTCTGTGGACAAGAGTTACCCCTGATACTCCTGGCAATATAGAGGTGATTTGGCAAGTAGCCACTGATCCAAAAATGCAAAATATTGTAAACTCTGGTGTAGTAGTGACCAATGAAGCCAAAGATTACACGGTAAAAGTAGATGCAGATGGACTACAGCCGGCAACTACCTATTACTACCATTTTAGTGCTTTGGGTAGAAACTCATTGGTAGGACGTACCCGTACTGCACCTACTGCCAATGTAGAAAACTTACGTTTTGTGGTGGTATCTTGCTCTAACTATCAGAGTGGTTACTTTAATGCGTATGGCAACATTGCCGAACGCAACGATATTGATGCGGTGATTCACCTGGGCGACTATATCTATGAATACGCTACTGGAGAGTTTGGTTATACCGATGAGGTAGGACGTACCCACGAGCCAAGCCACGAAATTATTACCTTAGAAGATTACCGTATTCGCTATTCTTACTACCGTTTAGACCCTCAATTGCGTCGTTTGCATCAGCAGTTGCCTTTTGTTACAGTATGGGACGACCACGAATTTGCCAATGATGCTTATAAAGATGGTGCTCAAAACCACCAAAGTAATGAAGGAAGCTGGGGCAAACGTAAAGGCAATGCTTTTAAGGCATATTTTGAGTGGATGCCAGTGCGCACCAGTGACCTAGTAAAAAACCGTATTTACCGTAAGATAAGCTATGGCAACTTGGTAGACTTGATTATGCTAGACACACGTATAGAAGGACGTGAAGCACAAGCAGGAGGCGGTTTATTTAGAAAAAGCACAGCTAAAAAACTAGAAGCACGTGCCCGCGAATTGTCACGAAGCCGCACTACCGAAGGCGACAAGTTGACCACTTTGTTGAAAGAGTTTTTACCTTATATGGTAAATGTCAACACTGGCAACCAAAAAGCTCCCAATGCCCTGACCACTGAGGAGTTCGACTTTGCGATTAAAACTTTAGTAAAGTGGGTAGAAGCCCGCAAACAAAGTAAAGATGTAAAAACCCAGCCTGAATTTCTAAAGTTGAGAAATTTGTTGTTGAAAGCACAAAAAGACAGTCCTGATCAGCAAGCGCGTACTACAGCCCAAAGAAGCATGTTGGGAGCTGAGCAACTTGCTTGGTTTAAAACACAATTAAGCAGCTCTTCGGCTAAGTGGAAGTTGATTGGAAACCAAGTAATGTTTTTCCCTTTCAATGGTTTTGACATCAAAGATACCTGGGATGGCTATCAGGACGAGCGAGGTAAAATCATTGATTATGTGATGGATAAGAATATTAAAAATGTGGTAGTGGTAACAGGTGACATCCACACTACTTTTGCGGCTGATGTGCCTACTTCACAATGGAAATATGCCTTATTTGGTAAGCGTTACTCAGCAATGGTAGAGTTTGTAACCTCAAGTGTCACCTCAGCCAACTTTGATGAGTTTGTAGATCTAGGCTTGATCGGTGATTTTGCTGGTTTTGTTGCCAGTGGTTTGCTTGATGTATTAAACCCTCACTTGAAGGAGCGTAATCTTGAAGACCACGGTTATATGGTGATAGATGTAAACTCAGACAGAGTTCAAGCTGACTGGTTTTATATGAACGACATCAAGACTCGTAACAATAGCCAACGTTATGGACAAAGCTGGTATGTTCGCAACAACGAACGTTATTTACGCAAAGCAAGCCGTGCTGCTGCTAACCGTAACCTTTATACTGCTTCTGCACCTACTACACCTTTAAACAAGCGTGTAAGCAACCATAATACTGGAGCTGGTTTGTTGGTAGTAGGTAACTATCCTAATCCGGCAAATACTGAAACCAACTTGCACTATGCTTTGGCACAAGATGGTAAAGTTCAAATCTTGATTTATAACAATAAAGGCAAATTGGTAAAAAGTGTGTTGAGCCAATCGCAAGAGGCGGGCTTATACAATGTTACTTTTGGAGTAAACGACCTTAAGGCAGGTACTTATATCTATAAAGTAATTACTCAAGGCAAATCAGTAAGTCGCCGTTTATTGATTAGACGATAA
- the pyk gene encoding pyruvate kinase — protein MKPFFNKTKVIATVGPAINTKEKLLEMVLAGTDVFRLNFSHGSHDEHKKVIQYIRELNKEHNLNICILQDLQGPKIRLGEVASDQEILKPGKKVVITNEPVKSTAKRIYTTYKGLIKDVKPDDQILIDDGKIELKVIEIKDKEVVAEVIYGGQLKSKKGINLPSTAISSPSLTEKDTKDLMFGLAQGVDWIALSFVRSPIDVLLLKHIIKQQGKETKVIAKIEKPEAISQIDEIIEATDAIMIARGDLGVEVKIEEVPIIQKMVAYKCRQAGKPVIIATQMLESMIDNPRPTRAETNDIANAVMDGADTLMLSGETAVGKYPIETVTTMNETIRIMEQKTESIYHKKEVLHRKSPTFYNDSIIAAACVLAQDTHAKGILGMTQSGYTAFQVARFRPKAHIFIFTANRKLLNRLSLVWGVRAFYYDKFTSTDDTFDEVLEFLQTEEHIQRGDICINLASMPIAKRQRTNTIKLSQI, from the coding sequence ATGAAACCATTTTTTAACAAAACAAAAGTAATTGCTACTGTAGGTCCTGCAATTAATACCAAAGAGAAACTTCTTGAGATGGTATTGGCTGGTACAGATGTGTTTCGTTTAAATTTTTCGCATGGATCACACGATGAGCATAAGAAGGTGATTCAGTACATCAGAGAATTAAACAAGGAACATAACCTGAACATTTGTATTCTTCAGGATTTGCAAGGACCTAAAATACGCTTGGGGGAAGTAGCTTCTGATCAGGAAATATTGAAACCCGGCAAAAAAGTAGTGATTACCAATGAGCCTGTCAAGTCTACCGCAAAACGTATATATACTACATACAAAGGCTTGATTAAAGATGTAAAGCCTGATGACCAGATTTTGATAGATGACGGTAAGATTGAGCTAAAGGTAATAGAAATCAAAGACAAAGAAGTAGTAGCTGAGGTAATATATGGAGGACAGCTTAAGTCTAAAAAAGGGATTAACTTGCCAAGTACTGCTATTTCTTCCCCTTCGTTAACCGAAAAAGACACCAAAGATCTGATGTTTGGCTTGGCGCAAGGGGTAGACTGGATTGCTTTGTCTTTTGTGCGTTCGCCAATAGATGTATTGTTGCTTAAGCATATTATCAAACAGCAAGGCAAAGAAACTAAAGTAATTGCCAAAATAGAAAAGCCAGAAGCAATCTCTCAGATTGACGAAATTATAGAAGCTACCGATGCTATCATGATCGCCCGTGGTGACTTAGGGGTAGAGGTGAAAATAGAGGAGGTTCCCATTATTCAAAAAATGGTGGCGTACAAGTGTCGCCAGGCAGGTAAACCCGTGATCATTGCTACCCAAATGCTGGAGAGTATGATTGATAACCCACGTCCAACCCGTGCCGAAACCAATGATATTGCCAATGCGGTAATGGACGGGGCTGATACTTTGATGTTGAGCGGAGAAACTGCCGTAGGCAAATACCCTATAGAAACAGTGACAACCATGAACGAGACTATTCGTATCATGGAGCAAAAAACAGAAAGCATTTACCACAAAAAAGAAGTGCTGCACCGTAAGTCACCTACTTTTTATAATGATAGTATTATAGCCGCTGCTTGTGTGTTGGCTCAAGATACGCACGCCAAGGGTATATTAGGCATGACACAGTCGGGGTATACTGCCTTTCAGGTAGCTCGTTTTCGCCCTAAAGCACACATCTTTATTTTTACAGCAAACCGAAAACTGCTCAATCGCTTAAGTTTAGTATGGGGAGTAAGAGCTTTTTATTATGATAAGTTTACCTCTACCGATGATACTTTTGACGAAGTGTTAGAGTTTTTGCAAACAGAAGAACACATCCAAAGAGGGGATATATGCATCAACCTGGCAAGTATGCCTATAGCCAAACGCCAACGAACCAATACTATTAAATTGTCTCAAATTTAG
- a CDS encoding acyl carrier protein produces MSDIAQKVKNIIIDKLGVEESEVTQEASFTNDLGADSLDTVELIMEFEKEFEISIPDDHAENIATVGHAITYLEENVK; encoded by the coding sequence ATGTCAGATATCGCACAAAAAGTTAAAAATATCATCATTGACAAACTTGGTGTAGAAGAGTCAGAAGTTACTCAGGAAGCAAGTTTCACAAACGATTTAGGTGCCGACTCTCTTGATACTGTTGAACTGATCATGGAATTTGAAAAAGAATTTGAAATTTCTATTCCTGACGATCATGCTGAAAACATTGCTACTGTGGGGCACGCTATCACCTACTTAGAAGAGAACGTTAAGTAA